The following is a genomic window from Bacteroidales bacterium.
GTTTAGTAGTGATAAGGATTACTCCGTTCGCTGCCTGTGCTCCATATATGGCAGCTGAAGCATCCTTTAGAACAGTAATGCTTTCAATGTCACCCGGATTAATTCTCTGCATACTTCTGTTGGCGATACCATCAATCACAATGAGAGGTGAATTATCTCCAAGGGTATTTGATCCTCTGATTCTTAATGTTGAGTTATCATTACCAGGCTCCCCAGAACGTGTTACAACAACCAGACCAGGTAACCTGCCTGCAAATGAATTAGATAGGTTTGTTGTAGATGATGCTCTCAGAGATTCTGCTTTGACCGCACTTATTGATCCTGTAACTGTTGCTGCCTTCTGCGTTCCGTATCCGACAACGACAACTTCATCCAAACCGGTAAGTTCTGAATGCATTCTGGCATCAACTATCAGTTTTCCCTCAATTGGAAGTTCGAGAGTCAAAAAACCAATAAACGAAAATGACAGAGTCGCGTTCATATCTGCTGAAGTAAGAACATATTTACCGTTTTCATCAGTTATTGCACCCTGAGTGGTGCCCTTAACAATGACGTTTACACCAACCATTGGCTGTCCCGATGTTGCTTCCAGCACAGTACCAGTAATTCTGTTCTGCTGTTGCAGATTATAGGATTCAGTTGCAAGCAGTTTTAAACCAGCATCCTTCTCACCGGTAGTTAGTAATATTTTCCTGTCGAGTATTAAATAATTCACATCTGTTCCTTTAAACAGATCTGAAAGGATTCCATCAATTAATTTCTCATCAGCCTGAACAGTTACAAGACGACTTACATCTATTTGCTTTTGATTAAAAATAAAATAGAATTCACTCTGTTTTTCAATCTCATCCATTACCTTTTCAAGGGGAGAGTTATCCATATCAAGAGTAACTTTTGCCACCTGCGAATAGGAATCTGCTGCAAAAACAGTGGTCACACTGAGAACAACAATTAGTATCGCAATTTTAAGTTCCATAATTAATTTTTTTAGGGATGGGTGATAATGTACCCATAAATCAAATTTTTTCTTCATAACTTTGAAAGGTTTTTAGTTAGGTTATTTATAAAGAGTAACTTAGCATTACTAACAGGGAAGCGGGTCCAACGCTTTCCTGTTTTGCTTTAAATAGACTTATTTCATAGGCGCTGTATTTAGAATATTTAAACTATTTTCTTTTATTTCCGAGTGAAATAATAACTCTCTTTTTTGCATAAATGTCATCAGGTTGCAGGTTGCTGTTTTCAATTTTATAATCAATTAACAAACTGCGCTTTAGCATATCCATAACTTCTTCCAGTCCTTCATCAACAAAAGTTGCTCTTAATCTCAATTCTTCATTTAATGCGCTCTCAACGACAACGTCAACATTATACCAGCGGGCTATTCTTCTGGCAATAACATCGACAGGATCATTCCTGAAAACCAGTTTCCCCTCTGTCCAGGCCAGATACTTGGTAGGCTCTACCCCTGTAACTGACATTACCTTTTTTTCCTTGTTAAAAACCACAAGTTCATTAGGATTCATTTTGCGGAAATTAATCATCTCCTTATCGGATAGTTCTATTGCACCCTTCTCCAAAACTATCTCAACATTATTTTCATTTTCATAGGAGGCGATATTGAAACTTGTTCCCAACACCTTCACTGTTAACTCTTTGGTATTAACTCTGAATGGTCTTTCTTTATCATGAACAACGCTGAAAAATGCTTCACCAATAAGGGCAACTTGTCTGTCGTAGATGAAATTCCCATTATATCTCACACTGGAATTACTATTTAGCCAGCCTGTAGAGCCATCAGGAAGACTAAACTGAGCTCGTGTCCAGGCAGGTGCCTTTATTTCTATCCAGGTTTCTTTACCCTGATTCATATTCAGATAACCTTTCACTCCCCAGAAGATTGCTACAGGGAGAATTAGTATAGCTGCAATCCTGGCAACCCAATTTATAAGGTTTGGTTTTCTCCTGATTCTATTCCCTTCAGATTTCGTATTTATATCGTAATGAATTTTATACAGTATATGATCAAGATTTTTCTCTTCAGCATCATCATCTGAAATAATCTCGTCAAACTGAATTGACAGGAAATGCTTTAATTCCTTATCATTATCGCTATTCCCAAATATTTCTGAAATATAGCTCTCTTCAGTTTCTGAAAACTTACTGTTAAAATAGTCCTTTATTCTTTTAATATTTAATCCTGTCGCTGCCATAAAATACTTTTCGCTATCCGGAAGAGTGTTGATACTTATAATTATTTCAATTTATCCTTCTTTTGTGAAGAAAATAGATTAAGCAGTTCCTATTTACATAAGAACTGCCAATCATCCATTTAACTAACTTGTTATTAAACAATAGTTTTTATTCAAAACCATCATAAAATGTTCTACTAACATACAGTTATATCCACAACTGTCGTTTTACACCTATCAGGATAAGAAAAAAATTATTTTGAGATGAATAAGACAAAAAACAATATTGCAGAGATCTCTTTCTTATTCAGATTTGTTCTTATAAACTTC
Proteins encoded in this region:
- a CDS encoding DUF4974 domain-containing protein; translation: MAATGLNIKRIKDYFNSKFSETEESYISEIFGNSDNDKELKHFLSIQFDEIISDDDAEEKNLDHILYKIHYDINTKSEGNRIRRKPNLINWVARIAAILILPVAIFWGVKGYLNMNQGKETWIEIKAPAWTRAQFSLPDGSTGWLNSNSSVRYNGNFIYDRQVALIGEAFFSVVHDKERPFRVNTKELTVKVLGTSFNIASYENENNVEIVLEKGAIELSDKEMINFRKMNPNELVVFNKEKKVMSVTGVEPTKYLAWTEGKLVFRNDPVDVIARRIARWYNVDVVVESALNEELRLRATFVDEGLEEVMDMLKRSLLIDYKIENSNLQPDDIYAKKRVIISLGNKRK